The genomic segment TAAGGAACGTAGGTCGACAGCGTCGATCGTTCCATTTTAAACGTGGCCGATTCGGGCTGACGCTCGATCAGGGCATGTCCGAACAGCCAATGCCGGCACAATTCGTCAAGTACCTGCTCCTGGCTATGGATCCGCACCGTCTCCCAGTCCGCTTGATCCGCCGAATCGCGAAGCAGCTGACCGAGCAAGTAATCTTTCGCGGAAAAGGAGGCGGGCCGATCGAAACGGCCCTCTGTCTGACGCAGTCCCCGTATGCGGTCAACCCGGAAGCTTCTGACTTCCCCCCTGAATCCGCAATGTCCGACCGCGTACCATTGGCCTTTCCAATAGACGATGCCGTACGGATCGAACAGGCGAGAAGGCGAAGGCTCGCCACGGCCTTTATCATAATCCATCTCTAACCTACGGCCTTGGCCTGCCGCCTCCTCCAAGCTTTGCAAATACGCCCGATAAGCGCCGCCGATCGGCAGGCCGATGACCGAGAGTCCCGGGGCGTGTCGCTCGAGCGCCGTCAGCTGATCGTCGTTTGCGTATCGCTTGAGCTTGTCCGTCGCTCTCTCGAGCGCATCCGAATGCGGATAACCCGCTTCTTTGGCGAAAATAGCGGCATGGACCAATCCCTTCTGTTCCTCGGCGTCGAACACGAGGGGAGAATCCGCGAATCGGCTCAGAATCGTATATCCGCCGTGCGGCCCTGACTCTGCGATAATCGGTACGCCGCTGGCGCACAGCGAATCGATGCACCGGTAGACCGTCCTCACGTGAATGTCGAGCGCTTCAGCCAACTGCTTCGCGGTCTTGCGTCTGCCGGATCGAAGCATCCACAATATCGACAGCATGTTGTCCGCCTTGGTCATGCTCCTACCCGCTTCCGATCGTCATTGACCTTACCGTACCATTGTAAGTCAATCAAGCGCGCGGCGCCATTCCCTGCTCGACCCAAGTCTCGTAGGCCGGCCCGTACAAGCCCGGCGGCCGAAGTCCGGCCTGTCTCATCAAGACGGTCATCTGTCCGCGGTGGTGCGCCTGATGCATGAGCGCGAAACGGAGCGAATCGCCGTTTGACCATGCCTCGCCCGCGATCTCTACCCGGTCCGACAGATTGGCATCGCTCCACTGCATTTGGATCGCGTCAATAAAGCGGTCGCTGATCGACCGGTAACCCTGCGCGAGCGCAAAGGCCGCACGATTCGTGCCGTCCCCCTCGCCGGCGCCTTCAAATGACAGGCCGAGCGCGTTCATGAACTGTATCGACGCGATCAAATGCCATGCCAAATCACCCAAAGTACGCCGGTCTTCGACGATCCTCCGCGCAAGCGATTCATCCGTCAGCGTGTCCAGCAAACCGGCCGTCATTTTAGCTTCGCGTTCCCACTCTTCTACGAAGTTTTCGATCGAATTGAACATATCCTTGCCTCCATCGTATTTACTTTTACGATGATGAGTATACGCCGCCGACACTGACAGAAACGGTCAGTGATTTTAAAATAATGGGCAAATCAAAAACCGCGCCGAGGCGCGGTTTTTATCGTCGATACGGTCAGGACATATGATGCGCCCGGATCTCCTCGTGCGCGCGATCGTTCATGCTGGCCGGCGTCCACTTGGGCTCCCAGACCAGTTCGTCTTCAACATCGCTGATTCCGGACACTTCATCGTCGACACCTCGCGAACAGTGGCATCGGATTAAGCGCGTTGATACGAAAGCCTGGTTTGGAACACGTAACGATGAATGAAAAATTCGGCTACGCCCGTTATGATCGCTACGATCAAAATCTCTCCGGGGCTGATCGTCCATTTCATCGCGGAGGCCGCAATCCACAGCACCAGATAAGCCAAAATACCGTCGGATATCGTCGCAATCGTATTGTTGGTGGAGCGGAGAATGATCTGATCCCCGACAATATAGGCAATGATCGTAAGGATGGTGGCGGTCGTCGCTGCGCCAAGGAACGATGCGTTCGAGTAATACATGAGCAAGGTCGTCACGACCGTGCCGTTCACAAGCCACTTCAGCATGAATTTCATCGGTCTGCCTCCTTCTAGGCGTGGACCGCTTCCGGACGCTGGATTTGCAGCGGCGGCGGCACGAGCCATCCTTTTTCTTTGCTTAAGCGAAGCATGCGCAATCCGATCGCGGCTTTTGTCACATGGTATTTGCCGAACAGCACCGCAAGGTCCTCGCGAATCGATTTGCCCATCGTCTGGCTGCAGGCTACCAGGCCGATCGCCGTGTCGGCAGAAATCGTCGCCGCGATCTCCATATCGGAGAAGCGGGCGCCCGGCGGAATTTCCTCCAGCTTCGCTTCCGGACGCTGCGGCAGCTCAGGCGGCGGCACGATCCCGTTGCTCTTCAGCAGCTTGTCGCATTCGCTCGCTTCAAGCTCCGCTTGATCGATGCATTGATCGAGAACCTTCTTAAGGTCCTGGTCTCCCGCGTGCTGCTTCAGCGCCCGGTAGCCGGAGATGCAGCCTTTGGCCGCAACGGATGCTTGCCAGATGTCGAATATTTCGCCGTAATGCAAAGGTTCGTCTTTCGGATTGCCGCTTAAGATACCCATTTCGTCGCTTCACTCCCGGCAGATGATTGGTCGGACCTCGATTAATTTGCCCCGATTCGAGCCGGACATGCTCAAGCAAAAATCCCCGTTTCTCGCCGGCAGGCGAAAACGGGGATTGCCGATCGATTTCGCGAGAAGATACGTTTTAAAGCTGAACCTCGCGTCCGCGCTCGGCGGATTCATAAATGGCGGACAAAATCTTGATCATGTCGACGCCATGCTCCGGCAAAAAAATCGGCGACTCGTGTCCGAGCACGCATTCCACGAAGTGACGGATATTGGCGGTATGCTGCGGGACGACAGCTTCGGGGAACCTCGGCTGCTCGTCGATCAGCACGCCTTCCTTTTCTGTATAAAGCTTCAGCTTGTCGTTGATCAGACTAAAGCCGCCTTCCGTGCCGCGCCACTCCAGAAACTTCTGCTCTTCTTCGATATTCGACGCCCAGCTGAACTCAATCTGGAGCGAGGCGCCGCTGTCGAAGCGGATAAAGCCGGCAGCCAGATCTTCGACGTCGAACGTTCCTTCGGGAATGTTGCCGGACGCATCCGGACGGTCCGCGAACTTGCGGTAGGTCGATCCCGATACGGTGACCGGCTTCGGATTGCCTGCAGTCCACATCGCCATGTCGATCATATGGACGCCCAGATCGATGAGCGGACCGCCGCCCGAGAGCCCCTTCGTCGTGAACCAACCGCCGCGTCCCGGAATGCCCCTTCGGCGGATCCACCCGCAGCGGCCCATGTACATCTCGCCGAGTTTGCCTTGCGCAATCAGCTTTTTGATGAACTTCGCTTCTTCGCTGAAGCGGTTGTTGCGCATCGTCATGAGCAGTCTGCCCGACTCGCGGGCGGCATCCGCCATTTTTTGCGCTTCCTCCGCGCTTACGGCATCCGGCTTCTCGCAGAATACATGCTTGCCCTTGCGCAGCGCCGCGATCGCGATCTCGGAGTGGTACAGGTTCGGCGTGCTGATGCCGACGATGTCGATGGACGGATCCGCAATCAGCTCGCGGTAATCTTCGTACACCTTCGCGCCGGGAAATGCAAGAGCCGCCGATTCCGCGGAAGCGCGAAAGGCGTCGCAAAAAGCGACCAGTTCCACTTCTTTGTGAGATAACCAGCCCGGCAAATGCGCGAACTTGAAAATGCCGCCCGTACCGATAACGCCAACTTTCAACATCATTTATTAACCCCTTTTTATATCGAATGTGATGGGTGCAAGCTTGCCGTATCTTTTTATATTTTAGACTGAAAAGGCTTTCGTTTCGATTGCAAATTCCGTTCAATTTATACGGTATTCTATCATTTGTGCGTTACTGGAAAACAGAAGAAAACCGCAAAGCGCAGCGCAGGGCGCTGCGAGCTTTGCGGTGCTTTTTCAGTTCGGCGAACTAGGAAACGTTGGAATCAAAGCTTTTTGGCGAGCAGTACCAGCAGGTCTACTTCCGTCTTGGTAAATGCCTTGCCGCTCTCCGCCTTCACGCCCAACATGTAAGCAGCGATCTTCAGCGCTTTCACTTGAAGCAATCCGGCTTTGTCCGCTTTTTCGGCAAGCGCCAATTCGAGCGCGAGCAGCTTGGCGATGGCCGGTTTCGAAGAAAACCGCGTCGTAAGTCGGCCAAGGCTGGCGTAATCGACCTTGATCGTAAAGCTAATGGAGCCCGTGCCCGCGTTGCCGGCGGTATCTATCGCCGTCGCCGAAACCGTATGGCTGCCGACGCCGATATTATACGCGTCTGCATCGACGTTTTTGCAGCTTTGCGCAGCGATGCCGGACAATGCGTCATTAGCCTTGCAAGCCAATTCGACACGCTGATCTACCGTGTAAGTGCCAGCGCTGCCGCTCCAGACGATCGTCGGCGCCGTCAGGTCGATACGAACGACAACCTGGTGCTGCGACTCGGCATTGCCAGCCCGGTCGACGCTCCAGAACGCGAGCGCGTGCTTGCCTTCCGTATCGACGGCTACCTTATTGCCGGACTGAACCGCCCCGCCGTCGAGCTTATAGTGCGTCGCTTCTACGCCGCTTCCCTCGTCCGATGCAGTCAACGTTACGTTCACCGGTCCTTTTGCCCAGCTGTCAGACGCGTCGCTTGTCGTAACCGGCGCGATGTCGTCGATGCGCTCCAGGTAGAGAACGACGATGCTCTTATCCGGCACGACATAGGACGCGAGCGGCTCCGCGCCGTCTACCGCTGCAGTCTGAACCGTAATCGGATGACTGCCGTTTAAGTTGTCCGACAGCATATCGGGCCCGGTCAGCACCGTCTTTTTGACGAGCCGGTAACCGTGTTCGAACGTGAAGCCGACATCGCGCCGCATCTTGTCTTCGCGATTGACCATCACGATATTAAGTCCGCCGGTGTCGGTAGACATGGCGTTGACCGTGAACGATGCGTCGCCCTTCGTCTTGTCCGTATAGTCTCCGGTGACCGTGGAACGGACGACGTCTTTGCCGAGCGCCTGGTTCATGACAATCATCATCTCGGCGATTCCGGTCCGGAAGAGACCGTTCGTGCCTTTGTCAAAGGCGAACCACGGTCCCGACGAGAAGGCGTGAAGCGCGGCCATAGCGACGTCGGGACGGTTGAAAATACGGTTGATGAACTCGGCTGTCCCAAGCGTGCCTTCCAGATCGTGCGTCCGGTAGCTGTATTTGTTGATCTGGTCGAAAGGCTCGCCGCGCAGCGGCCAGATGCCGTGTTCGGATAAATATAGGCGGATGTGATGAGAAGGATCGGTTCTGCCGCCTCCGTTCTCCCAATCGCGGATGTCGCCGGTGATCGAATCCATGAACTGCTCGACGTAAGCAGGCGTTTCTCCGAAATAATAAGGATGCAGCACGAGATAGTCGATATCGTTGCCGATGCCTGCAAGCACCGCCTTGTGCCAGTCGCGCCAAGTGCCCGTCGGCGTGCCGTCGTTCGTCCCTCCGCCCGCGATATCGCTGCTCCACGGACCGGTCTTCGCTCCGGCGGCAAACTTCGCGTCAGGGTCGACCGCGCGGATGGCCGCAATAATCTCCTTACTCATTTGAATATAGACGGGCGCGGGGAAGCTCTTGCTCTGATCCAGCTCGTTGCCCAGCTCGAAGATGACTCGGACCGGATCCTGAATGCCGTATTGGCGCCGCAACGCGCCCCAATCCGTGCCTCCGTTCGGATTCACGCTGCCGTCTCCCGGGCTCGTCAGAAATTCGGCCAGATCAGCCGCATCCGACGCGTAGTCGGCCTGTCTCATATTCAGGGTCCATGTGATCTCGCTGTCCGGCGTGACCGCAAGCACGGATTTCAACCATTCGACGATGCCCATGTTCATCGGCACGACCGGGTACCATTGGTTCGGAAACCCCGTGCGGCCGGCATAGGGGCCAAGCGTCTTTTTCCACATGAAAGCCTGCGAATCGGTGCCGGCCATCCGGCTAAGCGGAAGCTCGACGTCTTGCATGAGCGGCAAGTATTGATCGTTGAAAGCCAGACTCGGCATAGGCTGCATGATGACGCGCTGGCTCTCGTTCCAATCGTTGTTGTAGCCGAGGATCTCCTTGTCCGCCGGACGCAGGACTTCGGATTCCTTCACATCCACGGCGGCCGGCGCGCTCGTGCGATAAGTCGTCTCGACCGCCAGCTCGGGTCCGCCGACGGACCAATGTCCGTCCGCGTCGACCGCCTCTACGCGAAACGTGTACTTCGTATGCTGCAGCAGTCCCGACACCGTATATTCTTCAGTGGCAGGCACCGTCGCGATCTCCGTGCCGTCACGGAAAATCTTGTAGCCGACGACGCCGACATCGTCGATAGCGCCGTTCCAATGCAGCTTCACGGAAGCGTACTGGATGTCGGAAGCCGTCAACTCCCCGTCCGTCCAGAACGGCTCAGCAGCGGATCTTGTCGCCGCGTCTGCGGCGAGCTTGACGGAGCGGTTGCCGGCGCCGTCCTCGGCCTCGATCTCGAAGCGATAATTCGTGTCGGACGCAAGATCCGCAATCTGGTAGACCGTGCCCGTCACCGAAGCGATCTCAGCTTGATCTAGATAAATATGATAACGAACGACGCCTGTATCGTCGGTCGCCGCAGACCAAGATAAATCTGCCGCGTCCCGGCTCATCCTGGCGGTGAGCTTCGCATTCCCGTTCCAGGACGGCGCCTGCGTATCCGCATTAAAATGGACCGTGGCTGTCGCCGAAGCGCCGGCGTACGAGGCCTTCACCGACACATCCCCGCCGACCGGTCCGCCCTTAAAGATAAGCGCACGGTTCTCGATGACCGCGTTGCCCCCGGCCACCTCCCACACGATCGCTTCCGAAGGCGGCACCGCAATCGCGCTGCCGCCATAATCGCCGACGAGCGAGAGCGCCGATGCCAGATCGAGCGGCGATCCGGACGCATACCCCGGCGCGTTCGCAGACAGCTGCAGCGAGTCGGGCTTGCGGGCCACGAACAAATCGTCGACGAGCATC from the Cohnella hashimotonis genome contains:
- a CDS encoding helix-turn-helix transcriptional regulator → MTKADNMLSILWMLRSGRRKTAKQLAEALDIHVRTVYRCIDSLCASGVPIIAESGPHGGYTILSRFADSPLVFDAEEQKGLVHAAIFAKEAGYPHSDALERATDKLKRYANDDQLTALERHAPGLSVIGLPIGGAYRAYLQSLEEAAGQGRRLEMDYDKGRGEPSPSRLFDPYGIVYWKGQWYAVGHCGFRGEVRSFRVDRIRGLRQTEGRFDRPASFSAKDYLLGQLLRDSADQADWETVRIHSQEQVLDELCRHWLFGHALIERQPESATFKMERSTLSTYVPYFLMPYGTALRIESALLVRRMREAGARLLAHYENMMTLGDEGEGN
- a CDS encoding DinB family protein — encoded protein: MFNSIENFVEEWEREAKMTAGLLDTLTDESLARRIVEDRRTLGDLAWHLIASIQFMNALGLSFEGAGEGDGTNRAAFALAQGYRSISDRFIDAIQMQWSDANLSDRVEIAGEAWSNGDSLRFALMHQAHHRGQMTVLMRQAGLRPPGLYGPAYETWVEQGMAPRA
- a CDS encoding DUF2512 family protein, coding for MKFMLKWLVNGTVVTTLLMYYSNASFLGAATTATILTIIAYIVGDQIILRSTNNTIATISDGILAYLVLWIAASAMKWTISPGEILIVAIITGVAEFFIHRYVFQTRLSYQRA
- a CDS encoding DUF3231 family protein; amino-acid sequence: MGILSGNPKDEPLHYGEIFDIWQASVAAKGCISGYRALKQHAGDQDLKKVLDQCIDQAELEASECDKLLKSNGIVPPPELPQRPEAKLEEIPPGARFSDMEIAATISADTAIGLVACSQTMGKSIREDLAVLFGKYHVTKAAIGLRMLRLSKEKGWLVPPPLQIQRPEAVHA
- a CDS encoding OmpL47-type beta-barrel domain-containing protein; the protein is MSIRKKTLSVTLALSLLAASLLPSGGVPIAQASENVGNVLSNGGFETGNRSGWGAYSGSNVIVAVQSADKHSGNYALSAEFTGNTSLQQYQDAAAVPGKTYYYEAWVKIAGISPAGQSNGFYPMIQISAYNGTAFKGNMAIPPQFKADQDWTKVSGSFVFPSDAATLKFNFGRYGTSGTIGGKMLVDDLFVARKPDSLQLSANAPGYASGSPLDLASALSLVGDYGGSAIAVPPSEAIVWEVAGGNAVIENRALIFKGGPVGGDVSVKASYAGASATATVHFNADTQAPSWNGNAKLTARMSRDAADLSWSAATDDTGVVRYHIYLDQAEIASVTGTVYQIADLASDTNYRFEIEAEDGAGNRSVKLAADAATRSAAEPFWTDGELTASDIQYASVKLHWNGAIDDVGVVGYKIFRDGTEIATVPATEEYTVSGLLQHTKYTFRVEAVDADGHWSVGGPELAVETTYRTSAPAAVDVKESEVLRPADKEILGYNNDWNESQRVIMQPMPSLAFNDQYLPLMQDVELPLSRMAGTDSQAFMWKKTLGPYAGRTGFPNQWYPVVPMNMGIVEWLKSVLAVTPDSEITWTLNMRQADYASDAADLAEFLTSPGDGSVNPNGGTDWGALRRQYGIQDPVRVIFELGNELDQSKSFPAPVYIQMSKEIIAAIRAVDPDAKFAAGAKTGPWSSDIAGGGTNDGTPTGTWRDWHKAVLAGIGNDIDYLVLHPYYFGETPAYVEQFMDSITGDIRDWENGGGRTDPSHHIRLYLSEHGIWPLRGEPFDQINKYSYRTHDLEGTLGTAEFINRIFNRPDVAMAALHAFSSGPWFAFDKGTNGLFRTGIAEMMIVMNQALGKDVVRSTVTGDYTDKTKGDASFTVNAMSTDTGGLNIVMVNREDKMRRDVGFTFEHGYRLVKKTVLTGPDMLSDNLNGSHPITVQTAAVDGAEPLASYVVPDKSIVVLYLERIDDIAPVTTSDASDSWAKGPVNVTLTASDEGSGVEATHYKLDGGAVQSGNKVAVDTEGKHALAFWSVDRAGNAESQHQVVVRIDLTAPTIVWSGSAGTYTVDQRVELACKANDALSGIAAQSCKNVDADAYNIGVGSHTVSATAIDTAGNAGTGSISFTIKVDYASLGRLTTRFSSKPAIAKLLALELALAEKADKAGLLQVKALKIAAYMLGVKAESGKAFTKTEVDLLVLLAKKL
- a CDS encoding Gfo/Idh/MocA family protein, whose product is MMLKVGVIGTGGIFKFAHLPGWLSHKEVELVAFCDAFRASAESAALAFPGAKVYEDYRELIADPSIDIVGISTPNLYHSEIAIAALRKGKHVFCEKPDAVSAEEAQKMADAARESGRLLMTMRNNRFSEEAKFIKKLIAQGKLGEMYMGRCGWIRRRGIPGRGGWFTTKGLSGGGPLIDLGVHMIDMAMWTAGNPKPVTVSGSTYRKFADRPDASGNIPEGTFDVEDLAAGFIRFDSGASLQIEFSWASNIEEEQKFLEWRGTEGGFSLINDKLKLYTEKEGVLIDEQPRFPEAVVPQHTANIRHFVECVLGHESPIFLPEHGVDMIKILSAIYESAERGREVQL